In the Streptomyces sp. NBC_00193 genome, GGCGGCGGCTACACGGTCGTGGCCGACGACGAGAGCAACGTGCTGCGCCTGTACGACCGAGCCAACTCCGCGGCCCCGGTCCGGACCTGGGACTTCAGCTCGCAGCTCGGCGTCACCAAGGAGGTGGACATCGAGGGGGCGACCCTGATCGGCAACACCATCTACTGGACGGGCTCGCTCGGCAACAACAAGGACGGCGAGTACAAGGCGCCCCGCAACACGGTGTTCACCACCACGCTGACCGGCTCCGGATCCACCGCGCAGCTCGCGTACGGGCGTTCGTACAAGAAGCTCCGCGACGACCTGGTGGCCTGGGACACGGCGAACGGCAACCGCTACGGCTTCGCCGCCGGTACGGCCGCCGGTGAGGCGCCGAAGCAGATCGACGGGTTCAACGTGGAGGGGCTGGAGTTCGCTCCGGGTTCCACCACCACCGCCTACCTGGGCTTCCGCGCCCCGCTGGCCCCGGCGGTGATCGGCGGCAAGGCGCTGGTCGTGCCGGTGACCAACTTCGACAAGGTGATCTCCAGCGGGACCAAGGCCGCCTTCGGCGCGGGCATCGAGCTCGACCTCGGCGGGCTCGCGGTCCGCGACATCCGCAAGAACGCCGCCGATCAGTACCTGATCCTGGCCGGTTCCTGGGCGGCGGACGACAACTCCGACCCGTACGCCCTCTACCAGTGGGACGGGATCGCGGGCCACGCCCCGGTCAAGCGGGCCGACCTGCCGACCACCGACCCGGGCGGCTGGGAGGCCATCGTGGCGGTCCCCGACCTGTCGGTCGCGGGTGCGCGGGTGCAGCTGATCACCGACAGCGGCTCGGCCGACCTGTACGGGGACGGCACCGAGACCAAGGACCTCACCCACCCGGAGTGGAAGAAGTCCCGCGCGGCCTGGTTCACGCTGAACTGAACTCCCCGGACGGCGCGGACTGCCTGGTGAGCTCCGCCGCGAGGTCCTCGCGGCGGATCCGCCGGTCCGTGTAGAGCAGGCCGGCGGTGAGCTGCGGGAAGCAGAGCAGCAGCGTCTGGGCGACCATCGCGCCGAGCGCCGTGAGGACCGCGTGCACGAAGCCGCCGTCCACCGCCGGGATCAGGCTGAGCGCCCCGGCGAAGGCGAAGGGCAGCTGGACGGCGTACGCCGCTGCGAGCGCGAACGCGGCGGCGAGGCCGGTGAGGCCGAGCGTGCGCCACCAGGCCCCGCGCACCAGGCGGGCCGAGCGGCGCAGGGCGCCGAGCGGGCCGAGGCCCTCGCAGGCGGCGACCGTGGGCGCGAGCGCGCACAGCACCCCGAGTCCGAGTGCGGCCGGCAGGGTGGCCGCCGCCGCCAATGGCGGCAGCCCTGCGGCGAGGACGGCGGCGCCCGGTCCGGCCACGGCGCCGAGGACCAGGAGCTGGGCGCCGAGGACGGCCCCGAAGCGGGGGCGGGCGGCGCGCAGCAGCGTACGGGCGGTGGCGGGGCGGCCGAGGACCGCCGGGCGGAGCACGGCGCCCGTCAGGGCGGAGGCCAGGGCGCAGGTCAGCAGGGTCGCCAGGGCCGCGGCGGGAACCAGGGCGTCGACGGGCCGGACGTGCAGCGCGAGGGCGGCCAGGGCGGTCGCGGCGAGCAGCAGCAGCGCGGCGAGCTGGCCGAGGAGCATGGCGCCGACCAGCGGGACCCAGTACCGGGCGAGGGCGGCGCAGGCGCCGCCGAGTATGTCGCCGGGAGTGAGCGGCCGCAGGGATATCACCCCGGGCCGGGGTGGCCGTGGCGGAAGCCAGCCGCCGCCCCAGTGGGTCCAGTGCCCGTCCATGCGGATCCCCTCCCGTCCCCGGTCGCGGCGCACACCGTAACCGCAGGCGCCGGGGAAGTCCCGTAGCCGCGCGGAAATGACCGCGCCCCGCCGGGACATGGGCTCCGGCGGGGTGCGGCGTGCGGGTGGGCTGCTCGCCGGACGTCCTACTGGACGTCGACGAAGTCCTCGCGGCTCTGCGAGGAGAAGTGGTACGACGGGACCTTCGTGTACCGGGCCTGCCAGTAGCCGTCCTTGGCGGCTGTGAAGGCCCTGGTGAACAGGCCCTTGTCGTCGGTCCTGGCGGTGCCCATCGCCTTCCAGGCGGTCGTGCCGTTCGGCCGGAACCAGATCTCCACGGTCTGGCGGGCGGCGGGAACGAAGACGCCCGTGAAGCTGCTCGCCTCGCGGGTGAGTTTGCCCGTGATCGTGATCGGCTTTCCGGCCTTGACCGGCTCGGGCGCCGCATTGAACTCCGGCAGGGCGGTCTCGACGACCCCCGGCCTCCCGGTCGTCGGCACGGCGGCTCCGGAGGGGATCGCGGAGGTTCCGGCGTACCGCAGGCGCCATTGTCCCGGGCCCGTGTACGGGACGTCCTTGGCCGTGACGGTGGCCGTGCTGGTTCCGGCGGGGGCGGTGCTGGTCAGGGTCTTCACGGTGGTCCAGGTCGTGCCGTCGGACGTGAACTGGACCTCGACCTTGAGCGGGGTGGGCGCCGGGATGTCGTACCGGCGGAACTTCCCGGAAAGGGTGACCGTCCTGTTGGCGTTGACCGTGAGGGCGGGCGTGTCGTGGAATCCGGCGCTGGTCGTGGGATCGGACGCCACGTACGCCGAGGCGGTGGGCAGCCATGCCGTGGGCAGGATGACGATCCGCTGCGGGCGGGTGCCGTCGATGGGGACCTGGACGGTGAACCGGCCGTCCGGGCCCGACTTGAACTTCTGCACGTTGTAGACCGTCATGAGCGTTCCGACGGGCAGTGGCTTCTCGGTGCCGCCTTCGAGGTGGTAGAAGGCCTGGCCGCTCACCGGAGCCGAGGACTGGTCCGGTCCGGTCACCTTGTTGGTGTCGAGAACGATGCGGGTGTACGGATGCTTGACCTCGACCTCGAGGCTCTTTCCGTGTGCGGTGTCGGAGCCGTCCGGCCGCAGGACCACGAGGATCTTCTGGTGCCAGGTCCCGTGCGCGGCCTTCTCGGTGCCGGTGAACGTCAGGGGCGCTTCGAGGTGTCCCGAGGCGTCGGTCGTGAAGGGGGTCCTGCCCGCTGTCGTCACCGCGACCAGCTTGCCGTTCGGCAGCGGCCGTTCGGAGTCGTCGCGGGGGTCGCGGGCGACGGCGTCCGCCTTGACGGTCACCGTCCTGTGTTCGAGGTCAGGCGTCCCGAGGACCTCGAAGGTCTTGACCTTCGGGATCAGCTGGTAGTCGAGGGTCGCCCTGTCCTTGTGCAGGATCGGTTCGCCGGCGGTGCCGTCGTACTCGACGTCCACGCTGTACTTCGCCAGCTCCGCCAGCTTGAGCGGCGCGGTTTCGAGGGCCGTCGTGCCCGGGTCGTCCCCGCAGGACGGGTTGCACGGGTCGTCGTCCTCGATCAGCCGGAACGCCGTGACGGTGGCGACCGGGGTGTCGGTGCCCGTCTTGCGCAGGTGCACCTTCAGGTCCTTCGGCGTGGCGGCCGTGCCGAAGTCCACGTAGACCCGCTCGTCGTGGGTCCACGCCTTGAACCCCGCCGGGAACGGTTCGGCGGCCTGTGCGGCCGTTGGTACGAGCAGTCCTCCGGCGAGCGCGGTGGCGGTGCACAGCACCGCCAGGGTGCGCTTCCTCATGTGTCTCCCCCATGGAAATCAACGTGTTGATCATCTGTGCGACATCCGGGTGCGGCAAAGGGTTGTACGGGTGTCCGCGGTTTGCGTGTGTACGGGCGTACGCATCGTTGTGTACGGTCGTACGCATGCCCTATCTCCTGCTTGCCGCCGCCATAGCCGCCGAGGTCGCCGGCACCACCGCCATGAAGTTCAGCGAGGGCTTCACCAAGCTGTGGCCCTCCCTGATCACCCTGGTGGGCTACGTCATCGCCTTCACCCTGCTCGCGCAGACGCTGAAGTCGATGTCGGTCGGCACGGCGTACGCGATCTGGGCCGGTGTCGGCACGGCCGCGATCGCCGCGATCGGCATGATCTTCATGGGGGAGGCCGCGACGGCCGCGAAGATCGGGGGCATCGCGCTGGTGATCGCCGGGGTCGTGCTGCTGAACCTCGGGGGGACGACGCACTGATGCCCCGCCGGCAGGCCGACGGGGCATCAGTGGGCGCCGTTGCTCACTGCACGTCGACGAGGTCCTCGCGGCTCGTGGCGTTGAAGTGGTCGTACGTGGCCTGGTCGTAGCGGGCCTGCCAGACCCCGTCCTTGGCGGCCGTGAAGAACGTCTTGAACGTGCCGTCGGCCGCCGTCGTGGTGCTGCCCGCCAGCGTCCACGCGGTCGCGCCGGTCGCGCGGAAGTAGATGCGGACGGGCTGGCCGCCGTATCCGGACCAGGTGGTCTCGTTGTAGTACCGGGTGTGGGTGAGCTTGCCGGTGATGCCGATCGGCTTTCCGGCCTTGACCGGCTCCGGGGTGGCGTTGAACTCCGGGATCGCCGTGTTCACGCGGGCCAGGAACGAACCCCCGGCAGGCCCGGCGGGGATCCCGGGGGCGGCGACGTACCGCAGCCGCCAGCTGCCGGGCCCCGGATAGGGCAGCCCCGCCGCCGTGACGGCGCGCGTGCTGTCCCCGGCCGGGGCGGCGCTGTACCGGGTCGCCTTGGTGATCCACTCCGACGAGCCGCTGGGCTGGAACTCGACCAGGACCTTCAGCTTGGCGGGCGCCGGGAGGTCGTACGCGGACAGCTTGCCGGTGAGGGAGACCTTCCGGTCCGCGGTGAGGGTGGCGCTCAGGCCCCCGTGGAAACCGGCGCTCGTGGAGGGGTCCACGGCCACGGTCGCGTTGCTGTTCCCCAGCCAGGCCGATCCGGTGAGGGTGACCAGCCCGGAGATCCTGCCGTTGACCAGGATCTGTGTGGCGAACCGGCCGTCCGCGCCGGTCTGCGCCGGGCCCCCGTCCCTGGACCGGACCCAGGTTCCCGCGGGTGCCGGCTTCCAGGTGCCGTCGGCACCCTTGAAGGTGAGCCGGCCGCTCACCGGAGCCTTGGAGCCGTCCGGCGCCTTCACCAGGGCGGTGTCCAAGGTGATCCTGGCGGTGGGGCGGGGGCCGGTCTGGACATCGCGCGACTGGGCCCGCGGGCCGTTCTCCCGCTCCTGCTCCGGCCGGAGGGTCACCCTGACCCGCGGTATGGACCCCGACGCGACCTTTTCGGTACCGGCGAAGGTGAACGGCGCCGTGATGTGCCCCGAGGCGTCGGTGAACACGGGGGTGGAGGCCCCCGCCGATTCCAGGATCAGCTTGCCGTTGGGCAGCGGCCGCTCGATGTCGTCGCGTGGGTCGAGGCCCACGGCTTCGCCCTTGACGGTGACGGTCCGGTTCTCGAGGCTCGGACTCCCGTCCACATCGAGGTCGGTGACACGGGGAATGAGGCCGTAGGTGAGGGTGGCCTTGTCCTTGTGCACGATCGGTTCGCCCTGGGTGCCGTCGTACAGGAC is a window encoding:
- a CDS encoding DUF3616 domain-containing protein; translated protein: MPAQAVTYGTPTISLSASYLSGAVGATGDPTVDVTVAQSGAGVSALTVSASASSKATVAGTGDVSVTGAGAVRKLAVAARGRGYTNLTVKVTGLGGKTATKTLYYAASSAVQSPADARYFTGASDSSAAVDVGGGYTVVADDESNVLRLYDRANSAAPVRTWDFSSQLGVTKEVDIEGATLIGNTIYWTGSLGNNKDGEYKAPRNTVFTTTLTGSGSTAQLAYGRSYKKLRDDLVAWDTANGNRYGFAAGTAAGEAPKQIDGFNVEGLEFAPGSTTTAYLGFRAPLAPAVIGGKALVVPVTNFDKVISSGTKAAFGAGIELDLGGLAVRDIRKNAADQYLILAGSWAADDNSDPYALYQWDGIAGHAPVKRADLPTTDPGGWEAIVAVPDLSVAGARVQLITDSGSADLYGDGTETKDLTHPEWKKSRAAWFTLN
- a CDS encoding multidrug efflux SMR transporter; protein product: MPYLLLAAAIAAEVAGTTAMKFSEGFTKLWPSLITLVGYVIAFTLLAQTLKSMSVGTAYAIWAGVGTAAIAAIGMIFMGEAATAAKIGGIALVIAGVVLLNLGGTTH